The following proteins are encoded in a genomic region of Mycolicibacterium rutilum:
- a CDS encoding decaprenyl diphosphate synthase, producing MATKRAGKRTYPQLPPAPEDYPTFPDKSTWPVVFPEIPAGTNGQFARPPQHTSKEAAPRIPADQVPNHVAVVMDGNGRWATQRGLHRTEGHKMGEAVLIDITCGAIEIGIKHLTVYAFSTENWKRSTEEVRFLMGFNREVVRRRRENLNDMGVRMRWVGSRPRMWRSVIKEFDIAEQMTVGNDVITINYCVNYGGRTEIVEATRELAQLAVDGKIRPDRITEASFAKHLHRSDIPDVDLFIRTSGEQRASNFLLWQAAYAEYVFQDKLWPDYDRRDLWAACEEYVNRNRRFGRA from the coding sequence ATGGCAACCAAACGGGCGGGCAAGAGGACCTACCCACAGCTGCCCCCGGCGCCTGAGGACTACCCGACCTTTCCCGACAAGTCGACCTGGCCGGTCGTCTTCCCGGAGATCCCGGCGGGCACCAACGGCCAGTTCGCGCGCCCACCCCAGCACACCTCGAAGGAGGCCGCGCCCCGGATCCCGGCCGACCAGGTGCCCAACCACGTCGCCGTCGTCATGGACGGCAACGGCCGCTGGGCCACCCAGCGCGGCCTGCACCGCACCGAAGGCCACAAGATGGGCGAAGCGGTGCTCATCGACATCACTTGCGGCGCAATCGAAATCGGGATCAAGCACCTGACGGTGTACGCGTTCTCCACCGAGAACTGGAAGCGCAGCACCGAGGAGGTGCGGTTCCTGATGGGGTTCAACCGCGAGGTCGTGCGCCGCCGCCGGGAGAACCTCAACGACATGGGCGTGCGGATGCGCTGGGTCGGCTCGCGGCCGCGGATGTGGCGCAGCGTGATCAAGGAGTTCGACATCGCCGAGCAGATGACCGTCGGCAACGACGTCATCACGATCAACTACTGCGTCAACTACGGCGGCCGCACCGAGATCGTGGAGGCCACGCGCGAGCTCGCGCAGCTGGCCGTCGACGGCAAGATCCGGCCGGACCGCATCACCGAGGCCAGCTTCGCCAAGCACCTGCACCGCTCCGACATCCCCGACGTCGACCTGTTCATCCGGACGTCGGGGGAGCAGCGGGCCAGCAACTTCCTGCTGTGGCAAGCCGCGTACGCGGAGTACGTGTTCCAGGA
- the recO gene encoding DNA repair protein RecO: MRLYRDRAVVLRQHKLGEADRIVTLLTRDHGLVRAVAKGVRRTRSKFGARLEPFAHIDVQLHPGRNLDIVTQVQAIDAFATDIVSDYGRYTCACAVLETAERLAGEERAPMPALHRLTVAALRAVADGSRPRELVLDAYLLRAMGIAGWAPALTECARCAAPGPHRAFNVAAGGSVCVHCRPSGSVTPPQGVLDLMAALHDGDWAHAETSTPSYRSQASGLVAAHLQWHLERQLRTLPLVERVYRVDRSVGEQRVSLVGQDVAHGNQTGGQEDLPTAAPGA; the protein is encoded by the coding sequence ATGCGGCTGTACCGGGACCGAGCGGTGGTGCTGCGCCAGCACAAGCTGGGCGAGGCCGACCGGATCGTCACCCTGCTCACCCGCGACCACGGGTTGGTCCGCGCGGTGGCCAAGGGCGTGCGACGCACCCGCAGCAAGTTCGGCGCCCGGCTGGAGCCGTTCGCGCACATCGACGTTCAGCTGCATCCGGGCCGCAACCTCGACATCGTGACCCAGGTGCAGGCCATCGACGCGTTCGCCACCGACATCGTCAGCGACTACGGCCGCTACACCTGCGCGTGCGCGGTGCTGGAGACCGCCGAGCGCCTGGCCGGGGAGGAACGTGCGCCGATGCCGGCGCTGCACCGGCTGACGGTGGCGGCGCTGCGCGCGGTCGCCGACGGCAGCAGACCGCGTGAGCTGGTGCTCGATGCGTACCTGTTGCGAGCCATGGGCATCGCGGGCTGGGCGCCGGCGCTGACCGAATGTGCGCGCTGCGCGGCGCCGGGCCCGCACCGGGCGTTCAACGTGGCCGCCGGCGGCAGCGTGTGCGTGCACTGCCGGCCGTCCGGGTCGGTGACGCCGCCGCAGGGCGTGCTGGACCTGATGGCCGCCCTGCACGACGGGGACTGGGCGCACGCCGAGACCTCGACGCCGTCGTACCGAAGCCAGGCCAGCGGGCTGGTGGCAGCACATCTGCAGTGGCACCTGGAGCGTCAGCTCAGGACACTGCCGCTGGTCGAGCGCGTGTACCGGGTCGATAGGAGTGTCGGCGAGCAGCGGGTATCGCTGGTCGGGCAGGATGTGGCCCATGGCAACCAAACGGGCGGGCAAGAGGACCTACCCACAGCTGCCCCCGGCGCCTGA
- a CDS encoding amidase, translating into MPQTTRFPTLTQQLFQLASGSVTSVELVQRSLDAIAASQPTLNAFRVVFTEQALADAARADRKRAAGQDHSKQPLLSIPIAVKDDVDVAGVPTRFGADGTVPAATEDSEVVRRLRAAGAVIVGKTNTCELGQWPFTSGPAFGHTRNPWSREHIPGGSSGGSAAAVAAGLVAAAIGSDGAGSVRIPAAWTHLVGIKPQRGRISTWPLPEAFNGITVNGVLARTVTDAALVLDAASGNVAGDRHQPPPVQISDHVAQAPGPLRIALSTRFPFTVFRAKLHPEIRAAMSVVADQLEQLGHQIVAADPDYSVGMSWNFLSRSTSGLLDWADRLGHGVQLDARTKANLRTGRLLSEHVLRKARAREARAHRRIGYIFNIADVVLAPTTAQPAPPVHDFDHRGGLSTDRAMIKACPVTWPWNLLGWPSINVPAGFTSDGLPIGVQLMGPANSEPLLVSLAAELEAINGWASRQPDPWWVPQPITAPTTTEPPSDRPVTHDVSHEVA; encoded by the coding sequence ATGCCCCAAACAACCCGATTTCCCACCCTGACTCAACAGCTTTTTCAGCTCGCGAGTGGTTCCGTCACGTCGGTGGAACTGGTGCAACGCTCGCTCGACGCGATCGCTGCCAGCCAGCCGACGCTCAACGCGTTCCGGGTGGTGTTCACCGAGCAGGCGCTGGCCGACGCCGCCCGGGCCGACCGCAAACGCGCGGCGGGCCAGGATCATTCGAAACAACCGCTGCTGAGCATCCCGATCGCGGTCAAGGACGACGTCGACGTCGCCGGGGTGCCGACCCGGTTCGGCGCCGACGGCACCGTGCCCGCGGCCACCGAGGACAGCGAAGTGGTGCGACGGCTGCGGGCCGCCGGCGCGGTGATCGTCGGCAAGACCAACACCTGCGAACTCGGCCAGTGGCCGTTCACGAGCGGGCCCGCGTTCGGGCACACCCGCAACCCGTGGTCGCGCGAGCACATCCCGGGCGGATCCTCGGGCGGCAGCGCCGCGGCGGTGGCGGCCGGGCTGGTGGCCGCGGCGATCGGCTCCGACGGTGCGGGCAGCGTCCGGATCCCGGCGGCGTGGACGCACCTGGTCGGCATCAAGCCGCAGCGCGGACGCATCTCGACATGGCCGCTGCCGGAGGCGTTCAACGGGATCACCGTCAACGGCGTGCTGGCGAGGACGGTCACCGACGCGGCACTGGTGCTCGACGCCGCGTCGGGCAACGTCGCCGGTGACCGCCACCAGCCGCCGCCGGTGCAGATCTCCGACCATGTCGCCCAGGCGCCCGGTCCGCTGCGGATCGCGCTGTCGACCCGGTTCCCGTTCACGGTGTTCCGGGCCAAGCTGCATCCCGAGATCCGGGCCGCCATGTCGGTCGTCGCCGACCAGCTCGAACAGCTCGGACACCAGATCGTGGCCGCCGACCCCGACTACAGCGTCGGGATGTCGTGGAACTTCCTGTCCCGTTCCACGTCGGGGCTGCTCGACTGGGCGGACCGGCTCGGGCACGGCGTCCAGCTCGACGCCCGCACCAAGGCCAATCTGCGCACCGGCCGCCTGCTGTCCGAACACGTGCTGCGCAAGGCACGCGCCCGCGAGGCCCGCGCTCATCGCCGGATCGGCTACATCTTCAACATCGCCGACGTGGTGCTGGCCCCGACCACCGCGCAGCCCGCGCCCCCGGTGCACGACTTCGACCACCGCGGCGGGCTGTCGACGGACCGGGCGATGATCAAGGCCTGCCCGGTCACCTGGCCGTGGAACCTGCTGGGCTGGCCGTCGATCAACGTGCCTGCGGGTTTCACCTCCGACGGGCTCCCGATCGGCGTGCAACTGATGGGCCCGGCCAACAGCGAACCGCTGCTGGTGTCGTTGGCCGCCGAGCTCGAGGCCATCAACGGCTGGGCCTCGCGCCAGCCCGACCCGTGGTGGGTGCCGCAGCCGATCACCGCCCCCACGACGACCGAACCTCCATCGGACCGGCCGGTAACGCACGACGTCTCCCACGAGGTCGCGTAA